The Gossypium hirsutum isolate 1008001.06 chromosome D06, Gossypium_hirsutum_v2.1, whole genome shotgun sequence genome contains the following window.
TTTTAAAAGCATGGTGGCAGTCACATTCCAAATGGCCTTACCCAACAGTGAGTGTGATGTATTTCTCAGGTAGTTCTGATCCTCAAAATGTGTTCTTTTCAACAGTTTTCTGATAAAGTGTTGCTTCAGGAAGAAGACAAAGCAAGATTAGCACAGAAAACAGGATTACAGTTGAAGCAGATTAATAATTGGTttataaaccaaagaaaaaggaatTGGCATAATAACCCCTCCACTTCTCTGAAGAGCAAACGTGAGAAGTAGGCTGCTAATGATGTATATGTGTCTTGATGAAAATGAGCTTTTCACGAGAACATTTGTCGATTTTAATTTGGAAAAGAAGTATGCAGGTTAAACCAGTGATGAAGCCTTAATGTAAGCAAAAGAAAAGCTCTCTGCATAGCATTAATATAGCTTTGCTAGATGGTTCTGTAATCATTTGGCTCATGCTTTCCTATGTATGTACAAGAACGACTTCAATAAGTCGTGGGTTTATAATGTAATTATCTACTTGGTCATATATAACATGTTTTTACCAATTAATTGACATTATAATATACCCATTTCCTTGAAATCAAATATGCATCAAACAGGTTCCTAGGATTGcaagaaacaaaagaatattACTGTACTTAAACATGGATTCTAAAAGAACATAGAATAAACGTAAAACAATGTGCAGACATGTTGAATCcgtataattattttacaatccTGAGGGGACTCGTTGCCTATCATGTTCAAATGGAGCCGTAAACCTGGAAGAGAAACCACGAAGCAAATCATCTGCTTCTTTATCATCGCCTTCATCGAAGTTGAGAGCATAGCTACAAGGATCATATTGAAACCTGTTCTTTTGATCTTTCCGCTTATCGCAATATCCACCCATCTTTCTCATAAAGTTCTTCCACTTTGGCCCTGCTACTTTCTCCGAGAATTGTTTCAGTTTATTCAGTTTGCATTTCCACCATTCCTCCGTGTGTTGTTCACCTCTCTGGTGCAGTAAGGTATCGGATTCATCGATGTGGTTGTATGATCGGCGCCGTTTGAGGCAGAAGAGATTAAAACAACCACACCCTTTACCCCAAACTCCTCCATCTTCAACTTCTGCTTGCATGAAGATTGGATTCTCTTGAGAATTTTTCATGGGAAAGGAAACCAAAacaggaaagaaaagaaaggattttGGAATTT
Protein-coding sequences here:
- the LOC107901366 gene encoding uncharacterized protein; its protein translation is MKNSQENPIFMQAEVEDGGVWGKGCGCFNLFCLKRRRSYNHIDESDTLLHQRGEQHTEEWWKCKLNKLKQFSEKVAGPKWKNFMRKMGGYCDKRKDQKNRFQYDPCSYALNFDEGDDKEADDLLRGFSSRFTAPFEHDRQRVPSGL